The following proteins come from a genomic window of Musa acuminata AAA Group cultivar baxijiao chromosome BXJ1-7, Cavendish_Baxijiao_AAA, whole genome shotgun sequence:
- the LOC103990413 gene encoding formyltetrahydrofolate deformylase 1, mitochondrial isoform X3, giving the protein MARRAISTITGGATRSVLGIHVFHCPDVVGIVAKLSECIASRGGNIRSVDVFVPENRSDFYSRSEFVFDPTHWPRDVVDNDFIKLSKLFSAEKSIVRVPDLDPKYKIVILASKQEGRLPVDISCVISNHQRAPNTHVIRFLERHGIPYHYLPTSVGNKREAEILELVEDTDFLVLARYMQILSGRFLESYGKDIINIHHGLLPSFKGGSPSKQAFDAGVKLIGATSHFVTQELDAGPIIEQMVERVSHKDTLQSFVQKSENLEKQCLLQSIKSYCELRVLPYQENKTLVF; this is encoded by the exons ATGGCGAGGAGAGCGATCTCCACGATCACCGGAGGCGCCACCCGCTCCGTCCTCGGCATCCACGTCTTCCACTGCCCG GATGTGGTGGGGATCGTCGCCAAGCTCTCGGAGTGCATTGCATCGCGGGGTGGAAACATTCGCAGCGTGGATGTCTTTGTCCCTGAGAATAGGTCGGACTTTTATTCCAGGAG TGAATTTGTATTTGATCCTACTCATTGGCCTCGGGATGTGGTGGACAATGACttcatcaaattatcaaagtTATTCAGTGCAGAAAAATCTATTGTACGAGTCCCTGATCTAGATCCTAAATATAAGATTGTGATTCTTGCTTCAAAGCAG GAGGGTAGACTACCTGTGGATATCAGCTGTGTGATAAG CAATCATCAAAGAGCTCCAAATACACATGTTATTCGTTTTCTTGAAAGACATGGAATTCCATATCATTACTTGCCAACAAGTGTAGGAAACAAAAGAGAAGCAGAGATCCTGGAGTTGGTTGAAGATACGGATTTTCTTGTACTTGCAAGATATATGCAG ATACTGTCTGGAAGGTTTTTGGAAAGTTATGGTAAAGATATAATTAACATCCATCATGGCCTTCTTCCATCATTTAAGGGTGGGAGTCCTTCCAAACAG GCTTTTGATGCTGGGGTAAAATTGATTGGTGCAACAAGTCATTTTGTAACTCAAGAGCTGGATGCTGGTCCAATTATTGAACAAATG GTTGAGAGAGTTTCTCACAAGGATACCTTGCAAAGTTTTGTGCAGAAATCGGAGAATCTCGAAAAGCAATGTCTCCTGCAATCAATCAAATCGTATTGTGAACTTCGGGTGCTACCTTATCAAGAGAACAAGACTCTTGTATTCTGA
- the LOC103990412 gene encoding O-fucosyltransferase 29: protein MALQLGFQGLRGVSFLVPKKWFRITCICQRKRAISRSVLCGLMLFSLGLVSLFTGQIAADLEWSQIRGRWETKRVGYSFPVDIWKSEFANLYYGCSERSPHSSAAVHESVSNGYLLIATSGGLNQQRTGITDAVVVARILNATLVVPQLDHHSFWKDDSEFENIFDIDWFISSLSKDVTIIKRIPDKIMRSMEKPPYTMRPPRKSTPEYYLDQVLPILLRRRAVQLTKFDYRLTNNLDDELQKLRCRVNYHALKFTEPIQLLGQKLVKRMRTMSSRYIAVHLRFEPDMLAFSGCYYGGGEKERNELRGIRKRWTTLPDLSAEEEQSRGKCPLTPHEVGLMLRALGFVNKTYIYVASGEIYGGEETLQPLKDLFPNFYTKEMLAREDLKPFLPFSSQLAAIDYIICDESDVFATNNNGNMAKILAGHRRYIGYKRTIRPNAKKLSSLFKARNQMAWKVFSRKVKLAQRGFMGEPDEMRPGRGDFHEFPSSCICQNPDLIEIGGTLGKPEPTETI from the exons ATGGCGTTGCAGCTCGGTTTCCAGGGTTTGAGGGGTGTGTCGTTCCTTGTTCCCAAGAAGTGGTTCAGGATCACCTGTATTTGCCAGCGGAAGAGGGCGATTTCACGCTCTGTGTTGTGCGGGCTGATGCTCTTCAGTCTCGGCCTCGTCTCGCTCTTCACCGGCCAGATTGCTGCCGACCTCGAGTGGTCGCAGATTCGAGGACGGTGGGAAACCAAAAGG GTTGGATACAGTTTTCCTGTTGATATATGGAAATCCGAATTTGCAAATCTCTATTACGGTTGCAGTGAGAGAAGCCCTCATTCTAGTG CTGCAGTGCATGAAAGTGTCTCAAATGGCTACCTATTAATTGCAACTAGTGGAGGACTAAACCAACAAAGAACAGGG ATAACAGATGCTGTTGTTGTGGCCCGGATCTTAAATGCCACGCTGGTTGTTCCTCAGCTTGATCATCATTCTTTTTGGAAAGATGACAG tgagtttgaaaatatttttgatattgACTGGTTCATTTCTTCCCTTTCAAAAGACGTCACCATTATTAAAAGGATTCCAGACAAAATAATGAGGTCAATGGAAAAACCTCCATACACAATGCGCCCTCCAAGAAAATCTACTCCTGAATATTATCTTGATCAAGTGTTGCCAATACTATTGCGGAGACGT GCTGTGCAGTTGACTAAGTTTGATTACAGGCTTACAAACAACCTTGATGACGAACTCCAGAAGTTACGCTGCCGTGTAAATTATCACGCACTAAAATTTACAGAACCTATTCAATTACTTGGTCAGAAGTTGGTCAAGAGAATGCGAACAATGAGCTCACGCTATATTGCTGTTCATTTGAG GTTTGAACCAGACATGCTTGCGTTTTCTGGCTGTTACTACGGTGGTGGAGAAAAGGAACGTAATGAACTTCGTGGAATTAGGAAACGTTGGACCACATTACCT GATTTAAGTGCTGAGGAAGAGCAAAGCCGAGGAAAATGTCCATTGACTCCACATGAAGTTGGTTTAATGTTAAGGGCTCTTGGCTTTGTAAACAAGACTTATATTTATGTTGCTTCTGGAGAAATATATGGTGGAGAAGAGACCCTGCAGCCTCTTAAAGACCTCTTTCCAAATTTTTATACAAAGGAAATGCTTGCCAGAGAAGATTTAAAGCCCTTCCTTCCATTCTCTTCTCAGCTTGCTGCCATCGACTATATTATTTGTGATGAGAGTGATGTCTTTGCcacaaataacaatggaaatatgGCTAAGATTCTTGCTGGTCACAG GAGGTACATAGGATACAAGAGAACCATCAGACCAAATGCTAAGAAGCTAAGCTCTTTATTTAAGGCGCGCAACCAGATGGCATGGAAGGTCTTCTCCAGGAAGGTGAAGTTGGCACAGAGAGGCTTCATGGGGGAACCAGATGAGATGAGGCCAGGGCGGGGTGACTTTCATGAATTTCCATCTTCCTGCATATGTCAAAATCCAGATCTGATTGAAATAGGAGGGACCTTAGGGAAGCCTGAGCCAACTGAAACCATTTGA
- the LOC103990413 gene encoding formyltetrahydrofolate deformylase 1, mitochondrial isoform X1 has translation MARRAISTITGGATRSVLGIHVFHCPDVVGIVAKLSECIASRGGNIRSVDVFVPENRSDFYSRSEFVFDPTHWPRDVVDNDFIKLSKLFSAEKSIVRVPDLDPKYKIVILASKQEHCLVDLLYKWQEGRLPVDISCVISNHQRAPNTHVIRFLERHGIPYHYLPTSVGNKREAEILELVEDTDFLVLARYMQILSGRFLESYGKDIINIHHGLLPSFKGGSPSKQAFDAGVKLIGATSHFVTQELDAGPIIEQMVERVSHKDTLQSFVQKSENLEKQCLLQSIKSYCELRVLPYQENKTLVF, from the exons ATGGCGAGGAGAGCGATCTCCACGATCACCGGAGGCGCCACCCGCTCCGTCCTCGGCATCCACGTCTTCCACTGCCCG GATGTGGTGGGGATCGTCGCCAAGCTCTCGGAGTGCATTGCATCGCGGGGTGGAAACATTCGCAGCGTGGATGTCTTTGTCCCTGAGAATAGGTCGGACTTTTATTCCAGGAG TGAATTTGTATTTGATCCTACTCATTGGCCTCGGGATGTGGTGGACAATGACttcatcaaattatcaaagtTATTCAGTGCAGAAAAATCTATTGTACGAGTCCCTGATCTAGATCCTAAATATAAGATTGTGATTCTTGCTTCAAAGCAG GAACATTGTTTGGTGGACTTATTATATAAATGGCAGGAGGGTAGACTACCTGTGGATATCAGCTGTGTGATAAG CAATCATCAAAGAGCTCCAAATACACATGTTATTCGTTTTCTTGAAAGACATGGAATTCCATATCATTACTTGCCAACAAGTGTAGGAAACAAAAGAGAAGCAGAGATCCTGGAGTTGGTTGAAGATACGGATTTTCTTGTACTTGCAAGATATATGCAG ATACTGTCTGGAAGGTTTTTGGAAAGTTATGGTAAAGATATAATTAACATCCATCATGGCCTTCTTCCATCATTTAAGGGTGGGAGTCCTTCCAAACAG GCTTTTGATGCTGGGGTAAAATTGATTGGTGCAACAAGTCATTTTGTAACTCAAGAGCTGGATGCTGGTCCAATTATTGAACAAATG GTTGAGAGAGTTTCTCACAAGGATACCTTGCAAAGTTTTGTGCAGAAATCGGAGAATCTCGAAAAGCAATGTCTCCTGCAATCAATCAAATCGTATTGTGAACTTCGGGTGCTACCTTATCAAGAGAACAAGACTCTTGTATTCTGA
- the LOC103990413 gene encoding formyltetrahydrofolate deformylase 1, mitochondrial isoform X2, translating to MARRAISTITGGATRSVLGIHVFHCPDVVGIVAKLSECIASRGGNIRSVDVFVPENSEFVFDPTHWPRDVVDNDFIKLSKLFSAEKSIVRVPDLDPKYKIVILASKQEHCLVDLLYKWQEGRLPVDISCVISNHQRAPNTHVIRFLERHGIPYHYLPTSVGNKREAEILELVEDTDFLVLARYMQILSGRFLESYGKDIINIHHGLLPSFKGGSPSKQAFDAGVKLIGATSHFVTQELDAGPIIEQMVERVSHKDTLQSFVQKSENLEKQCLLQSIKSYCELRVLPYQENKTLVF from the exons ATGGCGAGGAGAGCGATCTCCACGATCACCGGAGGCGCCACCCGCTCCGTCCTCGGCATCCACGTCTTCCACTGCCCG GATGTGGTGGGGATCGTCGCCAAGCTCTCGGAGTGCATTGCATCGCGGGGTGGAAACATTCGCAGCGTGGATGTCTTTGTCCCTGAGAATAG TGAATTTGTATTTGATCCTACTCATTGGCCTCGGGATGTGGTGGACAATGACttcatcaaattatcaaagtTATTCAGTGCAGAAAAATCTATTGTACGAGTCCCTGATCTAGATCCTAAATATAAGATTGTGATTCTTGCTTCAAAGCAG GAACATTGTTTGGTGGACTTATTATATAAATGGCAGGAGGGTAGACTACCTGTGGATATCAGCTGTGTGATAAG CAATCATCAAAGAGCTCCAAATACACATGTTATTCGTTTTCTTGAAAGACATGGAATTCCATATCATTACTTGCCAACAAGTGTAGGAAACAAAAGAGAAGCAGAGATCCTGGAGTTGGTTGAAGATACGGATTTTCTTGTACTTGCAAGATATATGCAG ATACTGTCTGGAAGGTTTTTGGAAAGTTATGGTAAAGATATAATTAACATCCATCATGGCCTTCTTCCATCATTTAAGGGTGGGAGTCCTTCCAAACAG GCTTTTGATGCTGGGGTAAAATTGATTGGTGCAACAAGTCATTTTGTAACTCAAGAGCTGGATGCTGGTCCAATTATTGAACAAATG GTTGAGAGAGTTTCTCACAAGGATACCTTGCAAAGTTTTGTGCAGAAATCGGAGAATCTCGAAAAGCAATGTCTCCTGCAATCAATCAAATCGTATTGTGAACTTCGGGTGCTACCTTATCAAGAGAACAAGACTCTTGTATTCTGA